The DNA segment CCTTGCACGCAGAGCCATTGGGCCCTATGCCATTCCGTTTGCGGAAGAAGAACTGAACCTTGATTACGAAGGCGAGTTCCTATCAGACGAAAATGCTGCACCGCTTTCAGCTCAGTACTTCAACAATCGTAAGCTTTCAATTTTCGGCGGATCCAACGAGATCCAGAAAAACATCGTGTCGAAAATGATTCTCGGGCTTTAAGGAGGCAACCATGGATTTCGGACTCAATGAAGAGCAGCAGATGCTGCAGGACACCGTGGCCCGTCTGGTGCGCGGTGAATACAGTTTTGAAAAGCGCCTGGCATACAGTGAAACCGAAGCCGGTTTTAGCGTCGATTTCTGGAAACAGCTGAGCGAACTGGGACTAACATCGGTCCCATTTTCTGAGGAACTGGGTGGCTTCGGCGGTGGCGGTGTAGAAGTACAGTCGGTTATGACCGAACTGGGCCGTGGCCTGTGCCTTGAGCCGTACCTGCAATCGGTCGTTTTTGGCGGTGGCCTTATCAGCCAGGCCGGAAACGATAGTCAGAAGGACGTCTGGTTAAGCGGTATTGCCAGCGGCGAACTACGGGCAGCCGTCGCACTTCAGGAGCCTCAGAGCTTTTACGACCTGAACGATGTGCAAACCCACGCTGAGAAAAAAGACGGTGGTTTTGTACTTAATGGACGCAAGGCCGTTGTGATTGGTGGGCACTGTGCTGACCTCATTGTGGTATCCGCTCGCACCTCGGGCGGCACCCGCGACACTAACGGCATCAGCCTGTTTGTATTGAAGCCGGATACGGCGGGCATTGAGCGCCGCGTTTACCCGACCATTGACGGTTCCAAAGGCTGTGATATTACGCTGAACAATGTTCACGTGGGTGCTGACGCCCTGCTCGGCGAAGAGGGCAGCGCCAGCGAAGTAATCGACTACCAGGCCGGTCGTGCCATTGCGGCGCTATGCGCGGAAGCCGTCGGTGTTATGGAAGTCGCCAACGAGCTTACTCTCGACTACCTCAAACAGCGTAAACAGTTTGGCGTACCCATTGGTAAGTTTCAGGTGCTGCAGCACCGCATGGTCGACATGATGTCTGAACTTGAGCAAGCTCGCTCGATGGCTATTCTGGCCGCCAGCGTGGCAGACGAAGAACAAAGCGATGAGCGCCGTCGCGCGCTTTCCGCCGCGAAAAATGTCATCGGCCGCAGCGGACAGTTCATTTCAGAACAAGGCATACAATCCCACGGTGGCATTGGCATGACATGGGAATACAATTTTGCCCACTACGCCAAGCGTTTGATCATGATCAATCACCAACTGGGTGATGATGACTTCCACTTGGAACGCTATGCGTTTCTTTTACAGGCAAGCTAAACTCGGTAATGAGTGTGCCTGAGAGCTTATTTTGATCAGCCAGGGGGCTTTTTCGGGGGTGGATCGCCACCCCTTTGTTATACAAAGTCAGGAATAAGGTGAACAATATGACAACAAACACCTCGGATACCGATGCGAATACGCTGAAAGCGGAAGAATGGCAGGTTCGCAAAGAGTTAGCTGCGGCCTACCGCCTTGTCGCCCTGTTCGGGTGGGATGACCTGGTTTTTACCCACCTTTCCGCCCGAGTACCTGGCCCCGAGCATCACTTTCTTATTAATCCTTACGGCCTGCTGTTTCACGAGATCACGGCTTCTTCTCTGGTGAAAGTGGACAAAGACGGACAGGTTGTGGCATCCGGAGGCCTTAGCAGGGTGAATCCCGCCGGCTTTACCATACACAGTGCTGTGCACATGGGGCGCGACGATGCCGGTGCCGTCATGCACCTTCATGCCGCAGATGGTGTAGCGATTTCCGCCCACAGAGACGGCCTGCTGCCCTTGAGCCAGACAGCCATGCTCTGTTTAGCCCACCTGAGTTACCACGAGTATGAAGGTGTCGCTCTGAACCTGGATGAGCGTGAGCGCCTGATTCGGGACCTCGGGGATAAATCCATGATGATGCTGCGCAATCACGGTGTTCTGACCGCTGGCAAAGACGTACCGGAAACCTTTACGTACCTGTACTTCCTGATGAAAGCCTGCGAGATACAGGTCAAAGCACAGAGTTGCGGCCCAGTGCATATGCCCTCCGAGCAGGCTGTCCGAACGACCGCAGAACAGTCACAATCTCTCGGTAGCGCAGCGGCGCTCACCTGGCCAGCACTGCTGCGGCTTCTCGACAGCAAAAACCCCGGTTACGCGGTATAGAAGGGCTCAGTATGGTGGAAATACAACTCGATGAGCTGGCCAGTCATAAAGGAAGCCTGTGCTGCTTCAGCCCCTGGCTTACCATCACCCAGAACATGATCGGCGCGTTTGCCGATGCCACGGGTGACCACCAATGGATTCACGTGGATGTGGAGCGGGCGAAACGGGAGTCGCCTTGGAAGTGCCCGGTCGCCCATGGGTATTTAACCGTGTCCCTGATCTCCCGGCTCAACCCTCAAGCTCTGCGGGTTACGGGCACCAAGGCTACTATCAATTACGGGCTGAACAAACTTCGATTTCCAGCGGCAGTGCCGGTGGGTTCGGATATTCGCACAAAAGTCGAACTGGTGGATGTTACATCGGTGGACGACAAAAGGATTTTGGCGACTTACAAAACCACCGTAGAAATAAATGGCCAGGACAAACCGGCCTGCGTAGTAGAAAACCTCGCTATGTACGTGGCCTGAGCAGGACTGATGTATTCAGAGCCCGGCAAGCGGGCTCTGAATACTCTCTACAAACCTTCTAAACACTCTCTAAACACTATTCCCGCCCTTCCAGCGCTGCGCGCATTTTCAGAGTAACCAGCACCGTATTCAGGTGAGGCACAGCGACGCTATGGCGCTTGGCTAACGCCACCACGTTACCCAACACGGCCTCCCGTTCAATCGGACGGTCGTTCAGATAGTCCAGCGCCATACTGTTTTTGTAGGCAGGCATTTTACGGGTGTTGTCGATGTTCTGATCGATCAACGCCTCATCCATTGGATAGCCCTCTGCCGCAGCGACCTCTATCACCTCGCGCATCATAGCCCGCACCAGCTCTTCGCCGCCCGTAGTATCCAGCATCGTTAGAGTGTCCGCACCGTTGGCAACAACCGACAATGGGTTAAACGGGGTATTCCAGAGGCATTTGCGCCAGCGCTCACTCACAACACGCTCAGTCAGATCGCTCTTAATTCCACCTTCTATAAACAGTTGGGACAAAGCCCGGCAGCCCTCATCAATACCTTCCGGATAACGCCCCATCACTAACTTGCCGTAGGCTTTGTGCTCAACGACGCCGGATTCTGTGCGGCTTGCGGCAATGAAGGCCAGACAGCTTATAAGAGGGTTCTGCGGATAGGCATCGGCCAGCTCTTTTTCGATATCCAGGCCGTTTTCGATCAGAACCAGACGGGTTTTCTCACCCATCCAGGGCGCAACCAGTGCAACCCGATCCACGCCGGGCAGAACTTTCACGCACAGAATCAGAAAGTCTGGCGTTTCTTCCGGCAAGTCACCATCACGGTATACATGATCGGGCTCGTAGGAAAGGTCTCCGAGCGGGCTTGTGATTCGAATACCTTGGGCTCTGACCGCATTATAGTCTGAGCGCAATACAGCACTCACGGAACAGCCGGCCTTCTTTAGAATGGCACCGTAGAAGCTACCGATAGCGCCGGCACCCACAATTAAAATACTGGGTTTTTTATTCATGATCTGTCCCTGCCCATTCTTCCTCCTGAAGCGCCCGCCACATCAGCTTGCCCGTGGGGGATTTTGGCAATGCACTCACAAATTCAACAAGGGTGGGCACTTTATAGACCGCCATCTGTTCCTTGCACCAATCCGTAATGTCCTCAACGCTGGTACTGCCTTCTGCTTCAGGTATGAGCACGATGCAGGCCTTCACCGTTTCCCCACGTTTGGGATCCGGGGCCGAGATAATACACAGCTCATGAATGGCAGGGTGTCTGTACATCATGGCCTCAACTTCCGAAGGCCACACTTTGAATCCGGATGCGTTAATCATTCGCTTAAGGCGATCGACCATGAAGAAGTAACCCTCTTCGTCGTAATACGCGAGGTCGCCGGTACGGAAGAAGCGCTTGCCATCAATTTCGACGAACGCCGCATCGGTTTCGGCCGGCCGGTTCCAGTAGCCGATGGTCACCTGCGGACCACAGGAAACGATCTCACCGGTTTCACCCGGTCCTTTCTCTTCCAGGGTATCCACATCAATAATCCGGCTGTCCACATCAAACACCGGGATACCCAAACACTGTGCTTTGGGTTTCGCGTTGGGGTTGATGTGGGTTGCGGCCATGGTTTCTGACAAGCCATAGCCCTCAATGTAGTTGAGACCCGTCAGCCTTTTCAGTTTTTCTGCAACGGCGCCGGGCATGGCGGCACCTCCGCCACCAATCATTTGGAGACTGGAGAGGTCGTATTTTCCAATATCCGGACTGGAAAGAAAGTCCACCGCCATGGTAACGATGTTGGCCCAGGCGGTGACCTTGTAGCGTTCAATAAGCCTTAATGCAGTGGTGCGATCCCAGCGCGTCATAATCACCGCCGTCGAGCCGGCGAAAATCGGCCCGTTCATGGAGCCGGTCATGCCGGTTACATGGAAAAATGGCAGGGTGGCCAGCTGCATGCTGTCAGAAGTGCTCAGATTCCAGAACACACGGTGTACCGCCGTTGCCATCACCGAGCGATGGGTGTGCATACAGCCTTTTGGTGCACCCGTTGTACCAGAGCTATAGGGGATGACGGCCAGATCTTCCGGGCCTGCCGTATGTTGTTGAGGGCTAAGGCCCGCCGCCATAGCGCTTTCCCAGCTCACGACGCCCGGAGCATCGCCCGACCAGGCAGGGCTTGCGACTTCCGCCGGCAGATCCAGGTCGGTATCAGGCTTAATGTATGTGTTGTAGGAAGCCACCACAATCTGTTCCAGATCGGTTTTTCCCAGCAGCGGCGTAATGTATTCAGCCAGTTCCTGGCCTGCCAGGCATACCCGTGAGCCTGTATCCGCAATATAATGATCTAGCTCTGCGGCCCGGTTCATCGGGTTTATCGGAATCACCACGGCATCTGCCCGCAGAATCGCGTAGTAGGAGATCACATACTGCGGCGAATTCTGCATATACAGCAGCACCCGATCACCCTTTTTCACACCCTGCGCCTGCAGGTAACCTGCCATAAACTCCACTTCCGCCAGCAGCCGGCGGTATGTGATGAACGCATCGTAGAAAATGATGGCTGTTTGGTCAGGATAGCGCAGGGCCGATATTTCCAGATTGGTAAAAACACTGGTTTTCGGCAAGGTCATGGTCTTGGGCAGATCTGTAGGCCAAACCGCATAGTGACGTGTGAACATAATTATTGTTGTCTCCAGGTGTACATCAGCCTGCCAGCATCGCGGACAGATCAAATTCTTTGGTATCCCCGGGCAAGGGGCCTTCATGTCGCAGGGGCGTAATGGCGACTGCCTTGTCCCTCAGCACGGCCACATCGGAGTCTGGCGCTATGATGTGCCGGGAGTTACGATCAAACCCCAACCACCAATAAGGTAGGCTGCGGGAATCATGGCCCTCCTTTAGGCGAGCTTGCTGGATGGAACCACTGGACTGCTTACACCAGCGTGCAGAAACGATATCTCCGGCCTCGCAGGCAGGAAAGTTCACGTTCCAGGCCCGCTTTTCGCCCGGCTGCCATAGTTTGCGGATGACCGCCTCGCCAAATTGTTCGACGGGCGCCCAGTCGATACCCTCACGGGACAGAAAGGCCTGGCTTAAGGCAATAGCGGGAATGCTCATATGATGAGCGCTGAGCGCCGCGCCAACCGTACCCGAGTACTGCACCGAGTCACTGATGTTGGCTCCGCAATTGACACCTGATAACACAAGATCCGGAGGTATTTCACTGAACCACTGGGCAAGGGAATAAAGCACACAATCTGCCGGGGTACCGGAAACCGCGTAGCGTTTATTCCCGGTTTCGTAGACCCGCAACGGGTGGTGTATCGAGATGCTCTGGCCCGCGCCGCTGCGGTCGTGCTCCGGAGCTACAACCCAGACTTCTTCTGCCAGGTTACGGGCAATCTTTTCCAGCCGCGCCAGCCCTGGCGCGTTAATGCCATCGTCGTTGGTGATGAGGATGCGCCGAACGATGGGGAATGTCATGTCAGCGCTCCCGCACTGGCGATTTTCCAGCCGGTTTCGGCCAGCAAGCTGGCGCGTTTGCCTACGTCAAGAGCATCGGCATTGGCAGCATTACCGTCCAGCGCGCGTCTGTAGACGCCTTGGACGATAGAGGCTAATCGGAACAGCGAAAAGGCGAGGT comes from the Marinobacter psychrophilus genome and includes:
- a CDS encoding acyl-CoA dehydrogenase family protein encodes the protein MDFGLNEEQQMLQDTVARLVRGEYSFEKRLAYSETEAGFSVDFWKQLSELGLTSVPFSEELGGFGGGGVEVQSVMTELGRGLCLEPYLQSVVFGGGLISQAGNDSQKDVWLSGIASGELRAAVALQEPQSFYDLNDVQTHAEKKDGGFVLNGRKAVVIGGHCADLIVVSARTSGGTRDTNGISLFVLKPDTAGIERRVYPTIDGSKGCDITLNNVHVGADALLGEEGSASEVIDYQAGRAIAALCAEAVGVMEVANELTLDYLKQRKQFGVPIGKFQVLQHRMVDMMSELEQARSMAILAASVADEEQSDERRRALSAAKNVIGRSGQFISEQGIQSHGGIGMTWEYNFAHYAKRLIMINHQLGDDDFHLERYAFLLQAS
- a CDS encoding class II aldolase/adducin family protein codes for the protein MTTNTSDTDANTLKAEEWQVRKELAAAYRLVALFGWDDLVFTHLSARVPGPEHHFLINPYGLLFHEITASSLVKVDKDGQVVASGGLSRVNPAGFTIHSAVHMGRDDAGAVMHLHAADGVAISAHRDGLLPLSQTAMLCLAHLSYHEYEGVALNLDERERLIRDLGDKSMMMLRNHGVLTAGKDVPETFTYLYFLMKACEIQVKAQSCGPVHMPSEQAVRTTAEQSQSLGSAAALTWPALLRLLDSKNPGYAV
- a CDS encoding MaoC family dehydratase, coding for MVEIQLDELASHKGSLCCFSPWLTITQNMIGAFADATGDHQWIHVDVERAKRESPWKCPVAHGYLTVSLISRLNPQALRVTGTKATINYGLNKLRFPAAVPVGSDIRTKVELVDVTSVDDKRILATYKTTVEINGQDKPACVVENLAMYVA
- a CDS encoding ketopantoate reductase family protein, which produces MNKKPSILIVGAGAIGSFYGAILKKAGCSVSAVLRSDYNAVRAQGIRITSPLGDLSYEPDHVYRDGDLPEETPDFLILCVKVLPGVDRVALVAPWMGEKTRLVLIENGLDIEKELADAYPQNPLISCLAFIAASRTESGVVEHKAYGKLVMGRYPEGIDEGCRALSQLFIEGGIKSDLTERVVSERWRKCLWNTPFNPLSVVANGADTLTMLDTTGGEELVRAMMREVIEVAAAEGYPMDEALIDQNIDNTRKMPAYKNSMALDYLNDRPIEREAVLGNVVALAKRHSVAVPHLNTVLVTLKMRAALEGRE
- a CDS encoding long-chain fatty acid--CoA ligase, yielding MFTRHYAVWPTDLPKTMTLPKTSVFTNLEISALRYPDQTAIIFYDAFITYRRLLAEVEFMAGYLQAQGVKKGDRVLLYMQNSPQYVISYYAILRADAVVIPINPMNRAAELDHYIADTGSRVCLAGQELAEYITPLLGKTDLEQIVVASYNTYIKPDTDLDLPAEVASPAWSGDAPGVVSWESAMAAGLSPQQHTAGPEDLAVIPYSSGTTGAPKGCMHTHRSVMATAVHRVFWNLSTSDSMQLATLPFFHVTGMTGSMNGPIFAGSTAVIMTRWDRTTALRLIERYKVTAWANIVTMAVDFLSSPDIGKYDLSSLQMIGGGGAAMPGAVAEKLKRLTGLNYIEGYGLSETMAATHINPNAKPKAQCLGIPVFDVDSRIIDVDTLEEKGPGETGEIVSCGPQVTIGYWNRPAETDAAFVEIDGKRFFRTGDLAYYDEEGYFFMVDRLKRMINASGFKVWPSEVEAMMYRHPAIHELCIISAPDPKRGETVKACIVLIPEAEGSTSVEDITDWCKEQMAVYKVPTLVEFVSALPKSPTGKLMWRALQEEEWAGTDHE
- the surE gene encoding 5'/3'-nucleotidase SurE is translated as MTFPIVRRILITNDDGINAPGLARLEKIARNLAEEVWVVAPEHDRSGAGQSISIHHPLRVYETGNKRYAVSGTPADCVLYSLAQWFSEIPPDLVLSGVNCGANISDSVQYSGTVGAALSAHHMSIPAIALSQAFLSREGIDWAPVEQFGEAVIRKLWQPGEKRAWNVNFPACEAGDIVSARWCKQSSGSIQQARLKEGHDSRSLPYWWLGFDRNSRHIIAPDSDVAVLRDKAVAITPLRHEGPLPGDTKEFDLSAMLAG